In one window of Prosthecobacter fusiformis DNA:
- a CDS encoding PAS domain-containing sensor histidine kinase: MIPITDPALLQSLMDHAGMLVLGLDTKGRIQWMSRGLEQLTGYNSEEMTGKDWVENLIPQDHRAAAALLCRGSAGTDRSRSHVKPLLQHDGGQRHVEWFHSDIKDDEGRVTGILCMGRDVTELQLTREALVSSEKRSSAVLETAVNAIITINEEKVIETVNSATERIFGYSRDEMVGRNIQMLMPQPYRDKHDSYVQNYLNTGVKKIIGIGREVVGQRKDGTVFPMDLSVGEARLPEGRRVFTGIIRDLTDRKILEEKILQISEEEQHRIGQDIHDDLCQQLAAIGCLAKVAHQQLQKSGNAEAANLHEIVQLVTQANVRAREMSRGLMPVVLDAAGLMAALAELTQGTERIFRVSCPFRCERPVEVPDNTMATQLFRIAQEAVANAIKHSHAERIEITLAEEEGHLLLCIRDNGVGIPDNVPGHSTGMGLLTMTHRARMMGGMLTVQHDDFGGTVVRCTVPVSSASKQPVTRKKL, translated from the coding sequence ATGATTCCGATTACCGATCCTGCCCTGCTCCAAAGTCTGATGGACCATGCCGGGATGCTGGTGCTGGGACTGGATACGAAGGGACGGATCCAGTGGATGAGCCGTGGCCTGGAGCAACTGACGGGGTATAACAGCGAGGAGATGACTGGCAAGGACTGGGTGGAAAATCTGATCCCGCAGGACCATCGGGCGGCAGCGGCGCTGCTGTGCCGGGGCAGTGCGGGGACGGATCGCAGCCGCAGTCATGTGAAGCCGCTGCTACAGCATGATGGCGGGCAGCGGCATGTGGAGTGGTTTCATTCTGACATTAAGGATGACGAGGGAAGGGTGACTGGCATCCTGTGCATGGGCCGCGATGTGACGGAACTGCAACTGACGCGTGAGGCGCTGGTGTCCTCTGAAAAACGCAGCAGCGCGGTGCTGGAGACGGCGGTGAACGCGATCATCACCATCAATGAGGAGAAAGTGATCGAGACGGTGAATAGCGCGACTGAACGCATCTTTGGTTATTCCCGGGACGAAATGGTGGGGCGGAACATCCAGATGCTGATGCCGCAGCCGTATCGTGACAAGCATGACAGCTACGTGCAGAACTATCTGAATACGGGGGTGAAGAAGATCATCGGCATCGGGCGTGAGGTGGTGGGGCAGCGGAAAGACGGGACAGTTTTCCCCATGGACCTGTCTGTGGGTGAAGCCCGGCTGCCTGAGGGAAGGCGGGTCTTTACGGGAATCATCCGTGACCTGACTGACCGCAAGATACTGGAAGAAAAGATTTTGCAGATCAGCGAGGAAGAGCAGCACCGCATCGGCCAGGACATCCATGATGACCTGTGCCAGCAATTGGCGGCCATCGGCTGTCTGGCCAAAGTGGCGCACCAACAATTGCAAAAGAGCGGGAATGCGGAAGCGGCAAATCTGCACGAGATCGTCCAATTGGTGACACAGGCGAATGTGCGTGCGCGTGAGATGTCCCGCGGCCTGATGCCGGTGGTGCTGGATGCCGCAGGGCTGATGGCGGCGCTGGCAGAGCTGACGCAGGGCACGGAGCGCATCTTCCGCGTGAGCTGCCCCTTCCGCTGCGAGCGGCCGGTGGAGGTGCCGGACAATACGATGGCCACGCAGCTCTTCCGCATTGCGCAGGAGGCGGTGGCGAATGCGATCAAGCACAGCCATGCGGAGCGGATCGAGATTACGCTGGCGGAGGAGGAGGGGCATCTGCTGCTTTGCATCCGAGATAATGGGGTGGGCATTCCTGACAATGTGCCTGGGCATAGCACCGGCATGGGGCTGCTGACGATGACTCATCGTGCGCGGATGATGGGCGGTATGCTGACGGTGCAGCATGATGATTTTGGCGGCACGGTGGTACGCTGTACCGTGCCTGTCTCATCTGCATCTAAACAACCCGTGACCCGCAAAAAACTGTGA
- a CDS encoding response regulator encodes MKRLLLIDDHPIMRHGLAQLIRAEEGLDVCGEAGNARDGLVAVGALKPDLVVIDLTLPDKNGLELLKDIQAMHPGTLCLVLSMHDEAMYGERALRAGARGYIMKEAAADHLITAARKVLSGGIYVSEGMASRMMEQVIGNRTKTASLEALTDRELEVLEMIGRGVATKVIAEKLCISARTVEAHRAHIKDKLAITDGAALVCYAVQWVESRAKV; translated from the coding sequence GTGAAACGTCTGCTGTTGATTGATGACCATCCCATCATGCGCCACGGCCTGGCGCAGTTGATCCGTGCAGAAGAAGGACTGGATGTGTGCGGGGAGGCTGGCAATGCCCGCGATGGCCTGGTGGCGGTGGGAGCTTTAAAGCCAGACTTGGTGGTGATCGATCTGACCTTGCCAGATAAGAACGGACTGGAACTGCTGAAGGACATCCAGGCGATGCATCCGGGCACGCTGTGTCTGGTGCTCTCCATGCATGATGAGGCGATGTATGGTGAACGGGCGCTGCGTGCTGGCGCACGGGGATACATCATGAAAGAGGCGGCGGCGGACCACCTCATCACAGCGGCGCGCAAGGTCCTGTCTGGCGGCATTTATGTGAGTGAAGGCATGGCCAGCCGGATGATGGAGCAGGTGATCGGCAACCGGACAAAAACGGCAAGCCTGGAGGCACTGACGGATCGTGAGCTGGAGGTGCTGGAGATGATCGGACGTGGCGTGGCCACAAAGGTCATCGCGGAGAAGCTGTGCATCAGTGCGCGGACGGTGGAGGCGCATCGGGCGCACATTAAGGACAAGCTGGCCATCACAGACGGGGCGGCGCTGGTGTGCTATGCCGTCCAGTGGGTGGAAAGCCGGGCGAAGGTGTGA
- a CDS encoding helix-turn-helix domain-containing protein has product MQTQTSQANGRQRFIETLSESDLFQQYQRAFHTLTDLPLTLRAQGDMEHIETLVTNKSVSGVVETLVPVRVGKNPVALLQTGGVRLEPANAQTFAPLASALLEDDRSADEVRSARVHFHQVPVMEPVRYEAALALLRSFALQLGESAHRLLFAHATHEPEAVRNAKIFIHAHLAEQMTLEAVAKAVNVSPFHFCKIFKRATGLTFTDFVNRARVEKAKRMLMKPAARITEVAYDVGFQSLSHFNRSFRRIASESPTEYRGRMKDGHSPTMVAA; this is encoded by the coding sequence ATGCAAACTCAAACTTCCCAGGCCAACGGACGCCAACGTTTCATTGAAACTCTATCGGAGAGCGATCTTTTTCAGCAGTATCAGCGCGCCTTCCATACTCTCACGGATCTGCCCCTGACATTGCGTGCACAGGGGGACATGGAACACATTGAAACGCTGGTAACGAACAAATCCGTTTCCGGTGTGGTGGAGACTTTGGTGCCGGTGCGCGTGGGGAAAAATCCGGTGGCCCTTTTACAAACGGGCGGTGTCCGCCTGGAGCCAGCGAATGCGCAGACCTTTGCCCCCCTGGCCAGTGCGCTGCTGGAAGACGACCGGAGTGCGGATGAAGTGAGATCCGCCCGTGTGCACTTTCACCAAGTGCCCGTGATGGAACCTGTACGGTATGAGGCGGCCCTGGCGTTGCTGCGCTCCTTTGCCCTGCAACTCGGGGAAAGTGCGCACCGGCTTCTCTTTGCCCATGCCACGCATGAACCCGAGGCAGTGCGCAATGCGAAGATCTTTATTCATGCCCATCTGGCAGAGCAAATGACCCTGGAAGCCGTGGCGAAAGCGGTGAACGTGAGTCCTTTCCACTTCTGCAAAATCTTCAAGCGGGCCACGGGTCTGACCTTCACTGATTTCGTCAACCGGGCACGGGTGGAGAAGGCCAAGCGCATGCTAATGAAACCCGCTGCCCGCATCACTGAAGTGGCTTATGACGTCGGCTTCCAGAGCCTGTCCCATTTCAATCGCAGCTTCCGCCGTATCGCCAGCGAATCCCCGACTGAGTATCGCGGACGGATGAAGGATGGCCACTCGCCCACCATGGTTGCGGCGTGA
- a CDS encoding HU family DNA-binding protein codes for MNKAELLELVQKNLGPETSKRAAADALDAVLVALAKGIKKEGNVQLIGFGTFKVAKRAARTGRNPKTGESMKIKASKNVRFVASSALKGSL; via the coding sequence ATGAACAAAGCTGAACTCCTGGAACTCGTGCAGAAGAATCTCGGTCCTGAAACCTCTAAGCGCGCTGCCGCTGACGCTCTGGACGCCGTCCTCGTCGCTCTGGCCAAAGGCATCAAAAAAGAAGGCAACGTGCAACTCATCGGCTTCGGCACTTTCAAAGTCGCCAAGCGCGCTGCCCGCACTGGCCGCAACCCAAAGACCGGCGAATCCATGAAAATCAAGGCGTCCAAAAACGTCCGTTTCGTGGCTTCCAGCGCACTCAAAGGTTCTCTGTAA
- a CDS encoding gamma carbonic anhydrase family protein, with product MHSSAFIAPGAVVIGAVELGRESSVWYTSVLRGDINRIVVGAQSNVQDGSVLHVSDDHACVLGERVTVGHRAIVHACTVGDEVLIGMGAIILDGAVIGTRSIIAAGALVTKGKVIPEGSLVVGSPARVVRALTEEEQAANGRLAMKYVEVSRRYLKAGMAE from the coding sequence GTGCATTCTTCCGCATTCATTGCTCCTGGAGCCGTGGTTATCGGGGCAGTGGAGCTGGGTCGTGAATCGAGTGTTTGGTATACAAGCGTGCTGCGGGGTGACATCAATCGCATCGTGGTCGGTGCCCAAAGTAACGTGCAGGATGGCAGTGTGCTGCATGTCAGTGATGACCATGCTTGCGTTCTGGGTGAACGGGTTACGGTGGGGCATCGGGCGATTGTCCATGCTTGCACAGTGGGGGATGAAGTCCTCATCGGCATGGGAGCCATCATCTTGGACGGAGCCGTCATCGGGACTCGCAGCATCATCGCCGCAGGGGCGCTGGTGACGAAAGGGAAGGTGATCCCGGAGGGTTCGCTGGTTGTCGGTTCACCCGCCCGTGTGGTGAGAGCTTTGACAGAAGAGGAGCAGGCGGCCAATGGGCGGCTGGCGATGAAATATGTGGAAGTTTCTCGCCGCTATCTGAAGGCGGGGATGGCTGAGTGA
- a CDS encoding DNA translocase FtsK: MAAELAKNRPARARVQEKESPWNDAVGIAMLVLAAMYLLALVSYDPRDLPAWSHLSPTDQPSVVTHNFIGRMGALLAGYSLFLAGMATYLVPFSVTWFGVCKLASNVKVTGRSWLGVALMVITTAAIFEVQDVLNQRDDITPLGGGGGLGYVIGGSILANLLGKVGSTVFLAGIYAVGFFLASGIHPLQALQAIRQEITQAWETYQIRREIAARETEFDGNPTAVSAPTRRRKTSSSEIKAETTPPGPLVTPELGLTFEPAKPKIIDSSASRSHSDTPDKPRLSEVWEKKRAQKLEQAPHGTLGNLAVRFKDYKLPELDLLSWPDESLHKPTDTRELLAVQDTIIKALASFNVKVEAGDITRGPAITRYEVRPVDGLRVARIAALDDDIARATCAERINILAPIPGKDTVGIELANRDKVIVPIRELLEDEVFSNGKAKLPIALGKDVYGKTIIGDLAAMPHLLVAGATGSGKSVCINGIITSLLCRFAPDELRFIMIDPKVVEMQNYAELPHLAVPVVTDPKKALLALRWVVREMESRYQMFAQEACRNFETFNNRNRKRAAANEAKKAAAAAEAAANPVPEASAKPARAAVTSAGKDDVRVSSAFARAAAAADHLVDGTTAPWDDPEVAKELESETLPVELPVDHNGDWVGDSQPPRPKARSQEFIIPDTLPYIVVIIDELADLMQTAPADIEVAIARITQMARAAGIHLIVATQTPRADVITGVIKANIPTRIAFQVSSALDSRVILDRKGAENLVGKGDMLYVPPGGAQPIRSQGALVTDDEIHAVVERCVAQGKPIFDVKVDDETGEMGDDEDEDGSGVSSEEEDTLEKCLEVIRQEKKASTSLFQRRLKLGYGRAARMMDILEDRGIIGPGEGAKPREILVDMDMI, from the coding sequence ATGGCTGCTGAACTCGCTAAAAACCGTCCTGCTCGTGCCCGTGTGCAGGAGAAAGAGAGCCCTTGGAACGATGCAGTCGGCATTGCGATGCTGGTGCTGGCCGCGATGTATCTGCTGGCGCTCGTTTCCTATGACCCGCGCGATCTTCCCGCCTGGAGTCACCTGAGCCCGACCGACCAGCCAAGTGTGGTGACGCATAATTTTATCGGGCGCATGGGGGCCTTGCTGGCGGGCTATTCCCTTTTCCTGGCGGGTATGGCGACGTATCTGGTGCCTTTTAGCGTGACCTGGTTTGGCGTATGCAAACTGGCTTCCAATGTGAAAGTGACGGGTCGTTCATGGTTAGGCGTGGCCTTGATGGTCATCACCACAGCGGCCATTTTTGAGGTGCAGGATGTCCTGAACCAGCGTGACGATATCACTCCTCTCGGTGGTGGGGGCGGGCTGGGGTATGTGATCGGCGGCAGCATCCTGGCGAATCTTTTGGGCAAAGTGGGGTCCACTGTTTTTCTGGCAGGTATTTATGCGGTGGGCTTTTTCCTGGCCAGCGGCATCCATCCCTTGCAGGCCTTGCAGGCCATTCGGCAGGAGATCACTCAAGCCTGGGAGACCTATCAGATCCGCCGTGAAATCGCTGCTCGCGAGACCGAATTCGACGGAAATCCGACGGCTGTTTCGGCACCGACACGTCGGCGTAAAACGAGCTCTTCGGAGATCAAGGCGGAGACAACTCCTCCAGGTCCGCTGGTCACCCCAGAGCTGGGCCTCACCTTTGAACCTGCGAAGCCGAAGATCATTGATTCCTCGGCTTCGCGCAGTCATTCCGATACTCCAGACAAGCCGCGGCTTTCTGAGGTGTGGGAGAAAAAGCGCGCTCAGAAGCTGGAGCAGGCACCTCACGGTACGCTGGGCAATCTGGCAGTGCGTTTTAAAGATTATAAACTCCCGGAATTGGACCTGCTCTCCTGGCCCGATGAGTCATTGCATAAGCCAACGGATACGCGCGAGCTCCTGGCCGTGCAGGACACAATCATCAAGGCGCTAGCCAGCTTCAATGTGAAGGTGGAGGCTGGTGACATCACACGCGGGCCAGCCATCACGCGGTATGAGGTGCGGCCTGTGGACGGGTTGCGGGTGGCCCGTATCGCGGCCCTGGATGATGACATCGCCCGCGCCACGTGTGCGGAGCGCATCAACATTCTCGCACCCATCCCAGGTAAAGACACGGTGGGGATCGAGCTGGCGAACCGGGACAAGGTGATCGTGCCGATCCGTGAGCTGCTGGAAGATGAAGTTTTCTCCAATGGCAAGGCCAAGCTGCCCATCGCACTGGGCAAGGATGTGTATGGCAAGACGATCATCGGCGATCTGGCCGCGATGCCTCACCTGCTCGTGGCTGGTGCGACGGGTTCAGGGAAATCTGTTTGCATCAATGGCATCATTACCAGCCTCCTGTGCCGATTCGCCCCTGATGAACTGCGTTTCATCATGATCGACCCAAAGGTGGTGGAAATGCAGAACTATGCGGAACTGCCGCATCTGGCCGTGCCAGTGGTGACGGATCCAAAAAAAGCGCTGCTGGCTCTGCGCTGGGTGGTCCGGGAAATGGAAAGCCGCTACCAGATGTTCGCCCAGGAAGCCTGCCGTAACTTCGAAACCTTCAACAACCGCAACCGCAAGCGCGCGGCCGCTAATGAAGCCAAAAAGGCTGCCGCCGCTGCTGAGGCCGCCGCCAATCCCGTGCCTGAAGCATCCGCGAAACCAGCCCGTGCTGCCGTCACCTCGGCTGGCAAGGATGATGTACGCGTCTCCAGCGCCTTTGCCCGGGCGGCTGCTGCGGCTGACCATTTAGTGGACGGTACAACGGCACCCTGGGATGATCCGGAAGTGGCGAAGGAACTGGAGTCTGAAACGCTGCCAGTTGAGCTGCCAGTGGATCACAATGGAGATTGGGTGGGCGATTCCCAGCCGCCCCGTCCCAAAGCCCGCAGCCAGGAGTTCATCATCCCGGATACACTGCCTTACATTGTCGTCATCATTGATGAGCTGGCGGACCTGATGCAGACCGCCCCTGCGGATATCGAGGTGGCCATTGCCCGCATCACCCAGATGGCCCGCGCAGCCGGCATCCACCTCATTGTCGCCACGCAGACGCCCCGTGCGGATGTCATCACCGGGGTGATCAAGGCCAACATCCCGACCCGCATTGCCTTCCAGGTCTCCAGTGCTCTGGATAGCCGCGTGATCTTGGACCGTAAAGGGGCGGAAAATCTGGTGGGCAAAGGGGACATGCTTTATGTGCCGCCAGGTGGTGCACAGCCCATCCGCAGCCAGGGCGCCCTGGTCACGGATGATGAAATCCATGCTGTGGTGGAACGCTGCGTCGCACAGGGAAAACCCATCTTTGATGTGAAGGTGGATGATGAAACCGGAGAGATGGGTGATGACGAGGATGAGGATGGAAGCGGCGTCAGCAGTGAGGAGGAAGATACCCTGGAGAAGTGCCTGGAAGTCATCCGCCAGGAGAAAAAAGCATCCACGAGTTTGTTCCAGCGCCGTTTGAAATTGGGCTATGGCCGCGCTGCCCGCATGATGGATATTTTGGAAGACCGGGGCATCATCGGCCCAGGTGAAGGCGCCAAACCTCGCGAAATCCTGGTGGACATGGACATGATCTGA